A stretch of Glandiceps talaboti chromosome 18, keGlaTala1.1, whole genome shotgun sequence DNA encodes these proteins:
- the LOC144448993 gene encoding mediator of RNA polymerase II transcription subunit 31-like, whose translation MATSAETETDEQQKIRFQVELEFVQCLANPHYLNFLAQRGYFKDQKFINYLKYLLYWKEPPYARFLKYPQCLHFLELLQYEHFRKELVSAQCAKFIDDQQLLQWQHYARKRMKLQQMHVEQQQLQQQQQQQQQQQQQQQQQQQLQGQLPPPPPQQQQQQQQQQQQPHHHHQPQMPQGQIPMHQQNLQPLPPQGHVQPK comes from the exons ATGGCGACTTCTGCAGAAACTg aAACAGACGAACAGCAGAAGATTCGGTTCCAGGTTGAGTTAGAGTTTGTTCAATGTTTAGCTAACCCACACTACCTGAACT TTCTGGCACAGAGAGGATACTTCAAAGACCAAAAATTTATCAACTACCTCAAATATTTATTATACTGGAAGGAACCACCCTATGCCAGGTTTTTAAA ATATCCACAGTGTCTCCATTTTTTAGAACTACTTCAGTATGAACATTTCCGCAAGGAACTCGTTAGTGCTCAGTGTGCCAAATTTATTGACGACCAACAGTTACTTCAGTGGCAACATTATGCAAGGAAGAGAATGAAACTGCAGCAAATGCATGTAGAACAGCAACAgctgcagcagcagcagcaacaacaacaacagcagcaacagcagcagcaacaacagcaacagttACAAGGCCAACTACCACCTCCACCGccgcaacaacaacaacaacagcagcagcaacaacaacaaccacaccATCACCACCAACCACAAATGCCGCAGGGACAAATACCAATGCATCAACAAAATCTACAACCATTGCCACCCCAGGGGCATGTCCAACCAAAATAG